The following proteins are co-located in the Micromonospora viridifaciens genome:
- the rplJ gene encoding 50S ribosomal protein L10 produces the protein MADKPIRADKATAVAELTESFRNAGATVLTEYRGLTVSQLTQLRRSLGKETSYTVAKNTLAKRAATEAGISGLDELFTGPTALTFVSGDVVEAAKGLRDFAKANPKLVIKGGVFEGKAISAAEVTKLADLESREVLLAKLAGAMKGNLSKAAALFQAPLSKAARAAAALADKREKEGAEAA, from the coding sequence ATGGCGGACAAGCCGATCCGGGCCGACAAGGCCACGGCCGTCGCCGAGCTGACCGAGAGCTTCCGCAACGCGGGGGCGACCGTGCTGACCGAGTACCGTGGGCTCACGGTTTCCCAGCTCACCCAGCTGCGGCGCTCGCTCGGCAAGGAGACCAGCTACACGGTCGCCAAGAACACGCTGGCGAAGCGTGCGGCGACCGAGGCGGGCATCTCCGGCCTCGACGAGCTGTTCACCGGTCCTACCGCGCTGACTTTCGTTTCGGGGGACGTCGTCGAGGCGGCGAAGGGGCTTCGCGACTTCGCGAAGGCCAACCCGAAGCTCGTCATCAAGGGCGGTGTCTTCGAGGGCAAGGCCATTTCCGCGGCCGAGGTCACGAAGCTCGCCGACCTGGAGTCCCGCGAGGTGCTGCTGGCGAAGCTGGCCGGCGCCATGAAGGGCAACCTGAGCAAGGCCGCGGCCCTGTTCCAGGCTCCGCTCTCCAAGGCCGCCCGCGCGGCGGCCGCCCTGGCGGACAAGCGCGAGAAGGAGGGCGCCGAGGCGGCCTGA
- the rplL gene encoding 50S ribosomal protein L7/L12 translates to MAKLSTEELLDAFKEMTLIELSEFVKQFEETFEVTAAAPVAVAAGPVAGGPAAPVEEEKDEFDVVLDADGGKKIQVIKVVRELTGLGLKEAKDLVEAAPKAVLEKVNKETAEKAKAKLEGEGAKVTLK, encoded by the coding sequence ATGGCGAAGCTCAGCACCGAAGAGCTGCTCGACGCGTTCAAGGAGATGACGCTGATCGAGCTCTCCGAGTTCGTGAAGCAGTTCGAGGAGACCTTCGAGGTCACCGCCGCCGCTCCGGTCGCCGTGGCCGCGGGCCCGGTTGCCGGTGGCCCGGCCGCCCCGGTCGAGGAGGAGAAGGACGAGTTCGACGTCGTCCTCGACGCCGACGGTGGCAAGAAGATCCAGGTCATCAAGGTCGTGCGTGAGCTGACCGGCCTGGGCCTGAAGGAGGCCAAGGACCTGGTCGAGGCCGCGCCGAAGGCGGTCCTGGAGAAGGTCAACAAGGAGACCGCCGAGAAGGCCAAGGCCAAGCTCGAGGGCGAGGGCGCCAAGGTCACCCTCAAGTGA